tgtacctgcgatcgagctcacttCCAGACACTTGCGTACCAGGCCCctggttgtgcgatcgatcgcccttgtacctgcgatcgatcatacACGGAGCTGCTTATGTTATATTCTACGTTTTAATTAGGTCaagccgtctttatttccttgttttagtaggattagggttttgggaatcaatatttcgttatttcattaggtttagggtttttggggtatttatgtcacattttattatgtttagggttttgggctataaagatatgcttatagcctccagagaaagacaacttatgattattatttggttttctcaataagaatactaagagttgagtttcttcattacttTTCCTTAAATTCATAGACAACATCTATTGATTTGAGAaggtttctttgattcttgtgatagtctcacagNNNNNNNNNNNNNNNNNNNNTAAGTCACATTGCATCAAGCTTGGTGACTTTAGTTTAGCTCGCCTTATagaacacgtcaataattttttttaaaaatttgatatatttaaatatttattctaaatatttactttatatatgtatataatacattacattaaaataaataaattaaaattttgttataactaaatttaatttttttatattttataatgtaatatatatatatatatatatatacactaagaaaagtaatatattaagaaaagtaGAGGCttagagaaaattaagaaatctaattcttttgatttaattaattgtggGTACTTAACTAGCTTGTGGGGTTCTAACACGCAAAAGGTTGATATAACTTTGAATAATTTAGTATAATAaaccaaattttattaatatttgaactgtcttttaaataaaactatGATAATATAGTTAGGAAATTGCCTGGTATGCAGTACTTAAGGTTCataaaattatatgattttctctctaatgtATTTATATTATCAAATTCATAAGATGGTATGGCATCGCCAATAGATGTTTAGGACATTGACTGATAAGATAAGTGCATGCCTCTCTCATCATGCAAGCTACGCGCAGCTAGCAATTAGACTACTTTAATGTAGGATAATGacatttaaagtaaaattaaaataattaaaaaaaagaaagaattgataaattaaaaatcaattttccaaCCATCTTTTAACAATTCCCATATAGTGGGGTGATCAATGatgaatatactaaattaatTTGTAGAACGAAGTAATCGATTAAATATGTCATATATGTATATGATTATTTCTTCAAGTCCATAGTTATTTTCAAAAGGATCTCTATATCTAGCtaggtctatatatatatacttaataattatataattagttATTTGGAATAGAATATATTAATGGAGGGAAAcatattgcatgcatgcatcatgatcattatataattaacttaactttattaattatatagctCGTAGCATGTACATGCaatatatttaattctaatgagaacaataattaattagagagagagaaaaaaaaaaaaaacccaaggaTCGATAATCCGGTGcacattatataataattttattattattattattattattattatataattaattaattaattagtttgcacaaaatttaacttaaattcataaattatgaattactatattgtttgtataaaatttaattaattattaaataaaattattcaccTCTCATTATTTATTGACTTGTGAAATTTCACACGTCAtaaaatattgacgtgttaaacTGGTGGGTCAATAATTTCCTGACGTGGCAATTTCACAAGTCAAGAAATTTTGACCTGTGAAATTGCCAAGTCAAGAAATTTTGGCATGGTGAAaatttttattgacgtgtgaaattgTCACGTCAGCAAATTTCTGACGTGACAATTTTACATGTCAATAACTACTGATGTGTTAAACTACCATGTCAGAAATTATTGACGTAGCAGTTaaacacgtcagtaatttttaACGTGTAAAAttgccatgtcaaaaatttctgatgtaGTAATTttacacgtcaatatttactgacatgtaaaaatttaacacgtcagtaaaatatataatttttaaagttttaaaatcctaaaaaatttattgacgtggcaatgtCTAACAGGTCAGAAGTTATTGACATGTGGATATTGCCAGGTCACTAATTACTGACCtccacgtcagaaaaatatttattgatgtcaataattagtgacgtggcacaaATTCGTATACTGTAGCCACATcagaaattgatagtttttttgtagtgatggccacccccaaactcataagggagagaaaataaataaataaattgaaggtaaaaataataatttataagtttttttttttttttttttgggatatcaGCTCATAGCAACACAATTTAATAGCCTTTAGTCTCTACCTATACTAAAGTATGTCTCCATTCTTGACACCAAGCAATGTTGCCTTGAGATTCGTGCCTTGTTAGAGGCATCAATCTTCAAGCCTTGAGATCCATTTTTCGTCAAACGGATTGATTCATCGATCTTTACAATTTTGTCTCTCGCATTTCCCCACATTTTTCCTCTTACTTTGCATATTCGCACCGAAACCATCTTCCTCTTCTAACTTCCTCTTGAAACCCTACCACAAATCTGTCTCTCCTTTCCCCAACTCCACACACATAACCATAACACTTTCTCTCTAGTTCTTTCTATATacttatgaaagaaaaaagaaaaaagaaaaaaaaaaaaNNNNNNNNNNNNNNNNNNNNNNNNNNNNNNNNNNNNNNNNNNNNNNNNNNNNNNNNNNNNNNNNNNNNNNNNNNNNNNNNNNNNNNNNNNNNNNNNNNNNTTTATTTTCCGTTACCGATATGATTATGGTGACAATCGGTAATGTCGGTTCAGTAATGTCGATAAGCAAAGAAATGGAAAAGTTGGTCGGTAAAGTTAGTCAGTAAAGTTGGTTCAgttagaaaatgttatttcgTCTATTGAACCGAGTTTGTCGGAAATAGAAAAAGTCTACCGCTTACTGGCCATCGGTTAAGTGGTGTCGGAGGGTACTCAGCCGGCAAGCGGTAGGCAGCTATTTTGCACAGCCCTAGGCTTTGTACACCAACGGtcagattttgaatttttttctcaGACATTTTTGTGTTTGACTTatacatcctttttttttttaatatttattcgAATTACAGCACCTTTATGTTCCAATTGCACATCAATAATCGCTTTTATTAATTTGCTTGTTTAtcgatagatttttttttttttttttttgcaacaaaCCACTTCATAGAAAAGAACCAACAGAACAAAACCCTCACAAGGAGGGGAGAGATGGGggtggatcttttccactacaaATGGGAATAGAGAGAGGAGGGGAAAATAAGGAGGGAATGCAGCCCGAGATAACTCTTGCCGCGGCCCTATATGCCACATGATGGGCGCAGAAGTTTACACTTCTGTTGACTTTTCTTGTCTCCCAAAGGGAAGAGGCCGGAATAAGAGAAATAGTGTCAGTAATTACATGATCAATATGCCAATCCAAGACTATAGAAGGATGCTGTAAAGATGAGATTACAATAGAGGAGTCTCCttctaaaatgaaattatcGAGATGCATAGAAGCTGCCAAGGAAGCTGCCAAAAGGGCTGCTTGAGCTTCACCATAAGTAGGATTACAAGGGGGCCTGACTTGGGAGAGGATTTTGATAATCTGCCCATTAGAATTTCTGCAAACAGCTGCTTGCACAGAGAAACTCTCTCTGATGGCTGTATCAAAATTCACCTTGAAGATGCCTGTTGGAGGAGGAGACCAAAGCTCTCTCACTGGTTTAGAGGAAGGAGTCCAAGCTGCATGGTGTTCCAAGGAAATCCGATTGATTTTTGCAGCCAGCTGGGAGGCTTCAGGGATAACACCATTATGGACTGCTTGATTTCTGGAAAACCAAAGCAAATCACAGAAGACAGCAACATAGATTTGAAACAAATGTGAATCTGCAAGAGGAATACCAAAAGAACTATGAGGAGTTAAAATACCTTTTATCCATTCTGGAAGACTGAGAGAGGACCATTTTAACGAGTCTAGAGGCCAGTGAGAAGATCTCCAAGATATTCTAGCAAAGAAGCATCTAAAGAAGAGGTGAGAAAGTGAATCCTCTTCCACATTGCATAGAGGGCAAATTAAATTGGCAGGAGGTATGGGAAAAATAGCATTTAACCTAATCTTGGAGGGGACTATGTCCCAAGCAATTTTCCAAAGGAAGAGTTTCAGCCTGTCATTTAGCTTGAGTTTCCAAAGGAGCTTCCAATGACTGGAAGAGAGAGGGGAAAACCTAGATGAAGTTCTCGGGCTGCTAATGAGATTATATGCAGATTTAGAAGAGAAAGAACCATTAGCAGAGGGGGTCCAGATATGCTCATCCAAAGAGAGATGGGTATATTTGATTTTTAGGATTTCCCTAACACTGACagaatcaaaaagaaaatgaaggagagGAAAATTCCATGAAAAAGTGGAggaaataggatcataacaGAAAAGATCCGAGACTATAAGGGTGGGAAGAGGGAGCAACAAAAGAGGGGAGGCAGAAGGAGAGAAGGAAGGAATGGTAGGGATCCAAGAGGAGCTCCAAATAGGGAGAGAGGAGGAGCTATGGATTCTGTTACAGGCACNNNNNNNNNNNNNNNNNNNNNNNNNNNNNNNNNNNNNNNNNNNNNNNNNNNNNNNNNNNNNNNNNNNNNNNNNNNNNNNNNNNNNNNNNNNNNNNNNNNNAACGATATTTCTCAAAAATACAAAGATGAGGCAAGGACTTATAGTATCTACTTCTCTGGCAAGTTCCAACCCAAATGACCCGTCATTCAACCGTAGACAATACTCTTACaacaaattataatataatgttACTAGAAATATTTAAGTTCATTCGGGTAAAACAAGCAACCAGTTTAATATTTAAAGCAAAGACTAGGAATCAGTCCCCTCTGCTAGAGACAGCCTTAAAATCACTGTTGGGTCGGCCTTGTTTATTATAAATATGTAAAGCTTAATGGCTATTCTAAAAGAAAACACCATGGTCAAAATACCGGAATCTGCCTTCCAAGAAGTGCTATAGTTTGAATGtaaatcaatatcaaaattgtATGAGAATAAGACTCTGACTTTACAGAGTTATTGACCAAAATTGAAATGCCTTTCTGGAAACATATTATGTACAGCAATACGGCATATAGATCTTGTTTGAGATGCCTTTCTGCCCAGAGCATTTACCAGCTCTACAAAAGCTTCAAGGGCAATATAATTTCATCAGTTTCAAGGAAATAGAAATTTTTGCTTTCCACCTTTCTGGCATTTAATCGAGCAGGTTACGTACGTTTATGGTCAACTAACCTACAAGAAAGCTTGATGAGTAAACGAACCCACATGATCAACAAGCTAATAAGGTTCCTAAAACTCATTCTTATTGGATCATACAAGGGTAAGAATGAGTGGCTAATTCTCGCATCgaataataattacaataatcATTGATTAATATAACACCCTTGAAcgcaaaattaaataattcacaTCATCACAACAGTTGGAATTAGTGGCTCATATTAAAATACCAGATGGCAAAGTAGTTATACTCATCATTGTTGTGTACAGTAACAACAATACCATAACTTATAACTAATACATGGTCAAAAGCCTGGGACTCATTAATGAATCAACTATATGCTTATGATCATATGAGtattacaaataaaaagtacaattgaaaataataattcatataGATCGTTGTCATTGAATACAATTCTTAATATTAAGAATCGAtgactcttttatttattatttttttttttcttaaggaGAACTCTCAATGCAAAAGTGATGTAGTGTTCATTTGATTTGTGGTTTCAAAacgtgcaatttaaaaaatagtgattttgaaacacgtgatttgaaaacgcagttaagcgtttaataaaatcataatttgacctttaaaattattcattttttaaaaacgcattccttatgtgtaatttgaaaacataaatttttctACGCTTTCAAActgcaatttttaaaagtagACTTTCAAACCATatacttttcaaattttatttaaaattgaacttttaatcTAGAAAATCACATACCAAAAAGACTCCCAAGTCTTTTATTTTGCCGTAGGATAAAAACGTCAAGTCATGGATCGATACTGATTCAACGGTCattgatatattaattaattaatttccaccaTTTTGGGTAAGTTGAAaggtcaatatatatatatatatatatatatatatatataaaagaaaggtATAAGCGTATAAGGGTACGTAAGCATGTGAGGCCAAACACAACTTTGGACAAGTTTGggagtttgtttgggattgcgattttgcaagaataatttgtatttttaaaatatatcgcaaaacgtaaggcgtttggtattacgatttaaaaaacatttaatttaaaaatagaaagaaaaaaaatatatatgcgatttttataagcagacTAAGgttgcttatttgaaaatgtgtgaatttaaaccaaaatcatgatttcgcataacaaatatttgataaaaaaaaatactttttaattaCCAAACgcatttacaattttaaaaagtagcgattttaaaaatacaatttttaaaattgcacttactGAAACCGCAATCCAAAACGGACCCTCAAACATGCACGAGAGCCACACGCGAGGTGAAGGGGATGGagagagtaattctagaagccTCTCTTGTGTCCTTTCAAAAATGAGatcgtttttaaaatcattatttgatcaaaatccaatagtaatcaattacaagtccaatggtaattttaataaccCTATCATTCTTGAATTGACACAAGaatgacttctagcattactcgaaTGGAGGATGCTTATCTAAGTTAACATGCCAATATAATTAGTTAAGATAATATGTATACAACAATTATATATTATGCAACAAAATAATTTGTCTGTGAATGTAAATATAGCTTTAGTATAAAAGCATATATACATTATGGTCTAAAGGTCGAGCAAAAGCATTGTTCCAAACGTTTTGaatgataatattattatacACTAAAAGAATAATTTCTATAATGACTTGACACAAACCAAGTCTTTTGTATCCTACAATTAGGACTGGACACATCAGCATATCAcaccaaatcaaataaacacacaaacacatgatTGA
This window of the Corylus avellana chromosome ca5, CavTom2PMs-1.0 genome carries:
- the LOC132181911 gene encoding lysM domain receptor-like kinase 10 is translated as MDLSILKVATDNFSDAHKLGEGGFGPVYKGKLLDGREIAVKRLSRSSAQGLEELRTEVLLVAKLLHRNPIRLLGFCLEEEEKLLVYEYLPNGSLDKFLFDQSQRFYLEWERRSKIIVGIARGLLYLHEDSQLKIIHRDLKASNILLDECMNPKISNFGLARLIGGSHTHANTNRIAGTQNQAVHNGVIPEASQLAAKINRISLEHHAAWTPSSKPVRELWSPPPTGIFKVNFDTAIRESFSVQAAVCRNSNGQIIKILSQVRPPCNPTYGEAQAALLAASLAASMHLDNFILEGDSSIVISSLQHPSIVLDWHIDHVITDTISLIPASSLWETRKVNRSVNFCAHHVAYRAAARVISGCIPSLFSPPLSIPICSGKDPPPSLPSL